The sequence TCGTGGCCGCCGTGGTCCAGGAGGACGCCGACGCCGTCGGGCTCTCGATCCACTCGGGCGCCCACATGACCCTGTTCCCCCGCGTGGTCGAGCTGCTGGCCGAGCGCGGCGCCGACGACGTGCTCGTGTTCGGCGGCGGCATCATCCCCCGCGAGGACATCGTCCTGCTCAAGGAGCAGGGCGTGGCCGAGATCTTCACCCCGGGCACCCCGACCCAGAAGATCGTCGAGTGGCTGCGGGCCGCCCTCGACCGGGCCGCCTGACCGGAGGCACCGCCAGCGCAACCCGACGGAGAGGCTGACGCATGGACCTGTTCGAGCATCAGGCGAAGGAGCTGTTCGCCAAGTACGGGGTGGCCGTGCCGCGCGGCGAGGTCGCCTGGTCGCCCGAGGAGGCCGAGGCGGCCGCGGCCGAGGTCGGCGGCACCGTGGTCGTCAAGGCCCAGGTGCAGATCGGCGGCCGC comes from Actinomycetota bacterium and encodes:
- a CDS encoding cobalamin B12-binding domain-containing protein, which translates into the protein MAQGRIRVVVAKPGLDGHDRGAKVVARALRDAGMEVIYTGLHQTPEQIVAAVVQEDADAVGLSIHSGAHMTLFPRVVELLAERGADDVLVFGGGIIPREDIVLLKEQGVAEIFTPGTPTQKIVEWLRAALDRAA